The genomic window GGTAGACGCAACCGATATCCCAATGGGACGTTTGTCTACTGTAGTAGCATCTATTCTACGCGGTAAAAATAAACCAACTTTCACACCCCACATTGACACTGGTGACTTTGTGATTGTTATTAATGCAGAAAAAATCAAATTAACTGGTAAAAAAGCAACGGACAAAATTTATTATCACCACACGGGTTTCATTGGTGGCATAAAGCAAGTCTCAGCTGGAGAATTACGTTCTAATAACCCACGTAAATTGATTGAAATGTCAGTTAAAGGCATGTTACCTAAAAACACTTTAGGCCGTGCACAAGGCATGAAATTACATGTTTACGCTGGTACAGAACATACTCACCAAGCACAACAACCAGAAGTATTAGACATTACTAACCTAATTTAAGGAGGGAAATTCTTTGGCACAAGTACAATATACCGGCACAGGCCGTCGTAAAAACTCAACAGCTCGCGTACGTTTAGTACCCGGAACTGGTAAAATTATCATGAACAAAAAAGACATTACTGAATACATGCCTTTCCCATATCTTTATGTAATCGTTAAACAACCTTTAGCAGTTACAGAAACAATGGAAAACTATGACATTCACGTAAATGTAAATGGCGGTGGATATACTGGACAAGCTGGCGCTACACGTCACGGTATCGCTCGCGCGTTACTACAAGTAGATCCAGATTTCCGTGCTCCTTTAAAAGCTGCAGGCCTATTAACACGTGACCCACGTATGGTTGAACGTAAGAAACCAGGTCTTAAAAAAGCTCGTAAAGCTTCACAATTCTCAAAACGTTAATTCGTTATTATATCAACGTTTCAAGACATCTTCCATTTATTTGGAGGATGTTTTTTGTTCGCCCAGCATGGGCAAACTCTAACAGGTGAAAGTCCTGAGTGCGACCGATTAGCGGTAAGCATGTAGCTAAAAGCAAGGGTGTCCACCGTGAGGTGGAATCTGAAGGAAGCTCGAGGCAAATCTCTGGTCTGACGAACAGAAATCATATAGGAGGCAGTGCACGAGGATAAGGTTGCAAAAGAAGCTGAAGTCCAATAGCTAATGTATCAATCGTGTGATGTAGATATGGCAGATAGATGGAGAGAAAGAGTTCGCACCTTAACTGGGGAGGTCTTCTGTTCTTATTTCAAAAACTTGTAGTGATACAAGCCTGAGACAGGAGAAGTCAGCAGAAGCCGTAGTAGTGAAGACAGCTAGTGAAAGTTAGACAGAGCGAAGGGCTGAACCGTTTTATCGTTATGGAAATCAATATTGGAAGAGGAAATAGACCGCTGGTCAAAAGACGAGAAAGTGGATACCGACTTCACGAGAAGGAAAGGAAATAACAAACATGTATGAAAGAAAAATCCTTGAGCGTATCTTAGATAAAGAGAATTTGACTGTAGCATTCGAACAAGTAAGACGAAATAAAGGTGTCGCAGGTGTGGATGGCATGACAATTGACGAGCTAGGAATATATTTTCTTCGAAACAAAGAAGAAGTTATGGCTCAGATTCGTCAAAGAAACTACCAAACCTCACCCGTTCTTCGAGTGGAGATTCCTAAACCAAATGGTGGTGTTCGTTTACTAGGAATCCCGACAGTTAAAGACCGTATGATTCAACAAGCCATTGCACAAGTATTGACTCCCTTATTCGATAAAGGTTTTAGTAACTATAGTTACGGTTTTCGACCAAACCGGCAAGCTGAAATGGCGATTAATCAGGCGTTAGTGTACTTCAATGAAGGATATGACTGGATTGTTGATATCGATCTTGAACGTTTCTTTGATACGGTGCAATATGACCGATTGATGAATTTAGTCTCTAGAACAATCTCCGATGGAGATGTAATTTCGCTGATTCGTAAATTTCTTGTCAGTGGAGTACAAGTTAATGGGATTATTCAAGATACTAGCATTGGAACTCCGCAAGGAGGGAACCTTTCACCGCTATTGAGCAATATCATGCTTAATGAACTTGATAAGGAACTGGAAAAACGAAACCTCCGTTTCGTTCGTTACGCTGATGATTGTATCATTATGGTTAAGAGTGAAATGTCAGCGAGAAGAGTGATGCGTTCCGTTACAAAATTTATCGAAGAAAAGTTAGGATTGATTGTTAATAGTACAAAATCTAAGATTACGAAGCCAAATAATCCAGAAATGAAATTTTTAGGATTCGGTTTTTACCGAGATTTTAATAAGAAAACCTATCAAGCGAAACCACATAAAATCTCAGTAGAAAACTTTCGATATAAACTTAAAGTACTTACACGTAAGAATTGGAGTATTGATACGAAATATCAAGTGGAACGACTGAATCAAGTGATTCGAGGGTGGATAAACTACTATAAAATAGGTTCAATGAAAAGCATTTTAAAGAAAATTGACTCTCATTTGAGAGTCCGTCTCAGAATGTGTATTTGGCATAAATGGAAAACAGCTAAGAATCGGCGAAAGAACTTAATAAAATTAGGGATGGACAAATACAGTGCCTATAAAAATAGTCACACTAGTAAGGGTGTCGTACGTATTGCCTATTCTTGGATTTTAACAACGACTATCACAAACAAGAGACTTGCCCAATTTGGCCTAGTCTCTTGTGTAGAGCATTACGATAAAATACATGTTTAGTATAAAATGGAACCGCCGTATACCGAACGGTACGTACGGTGGTGTGAGAGGTCGGAGCCGTGAGGCTCCTCCTACTCGATTTGTTTTTTAGAATATATTATTGAGATTATACTTTTTTGTAAACCTGATTAAAATTATTATATATATCTCAGTACTTGAGTGATTCATATTTTTTAGAAAATCTAGTATAGTTTGTCCTTTATCATTTATTTCAAAAAATTTCCTGTTAAACCATCAAAAGCTACCACTGGATGATAGCCATTCATTTGACAGTGAAGATTATAATTCGGATTTTGTCAATTAAAGCTTAAGAGGTGATTTCTCTTTGCCTAAAATACTTTGGCAAATTAGATTTTTTGATAAGATATCAGCAGAATAATCCGCCTTACATCCTACAATTAATTTTGATAAATAATTATTGTGCTCATAATATAAGCGACTATCTTTAACAATTAGTTTTTCTTTCAGTACTTTTATGAAATTAGTTGTGTGCATAAACTCTTTAGTCAATATTAATTTAGAATCAGTTGGAAAAATTTTATCATTTGTTGAAATGGATAGTTTAAAATTGCAAAGCAAATGATATTCGTTTAATGCAACTATTAGAAGAATCTCTTTCATGATTTAGTGTAGTCATTTCAACTACAACAAATTTTTTTCTTTTGTTACAATAAGAGATGTAACGAAATTAAATATAAAGTAGGAATACAGTACATATCGAGTAGCTATTGAAAAATTATATAAAAATGAAAAAACGATTGTAATATGTCTTGTATAAAGATATTATTGAGCTAATTAATAGATAACAGATAACTTACTTATAGTTAAATAAAGTAGATAACTCTTAAAGATATTAGTCAAAATAAAACATAAAACTAAATATAATAAAGGAGGTATTATGAATGGGAGAATATGTTAAGTCTAAGAAAAATATGAATTTTCAAAGTCAAGATTCACTAAAAACAGTACAAAATGTTATTTCTGATGCTGATGAGGCACTTAAAGAAAAAACTAGAAGGATAAAAGACTCTCCAATAGGGGAAGCAGTAGCAGGAGCGATTGGAGTTAGTACCGGAGCAGGTGTTGGATTTGCAAGTCTTTATCTAGGCGGTTCAGTTGTCGGACTAAGTGCAGCTGGAATTACGAGTGGTTTAGCAGCAGCAGGTTCATTAATTGGTGGTGGAATGGTTGCTGGAATTGCTGTATTAGCCGCTCCTGCTGTTATATTAGGTGGTGCTAGTATGGGGATGGCATCGCATTTTAAGAATAAAAAATTACGTGAAGCAAAAGAATTAATATATAAAAATGCTATCGCTAAGCAAAGTGCTATTCTTAGAGCATTAGATGCAGAAAAAAATGCGGATAAAGATAGAATCGATTATTTAACTGGATTAAATATTCTATTACAATCTGCTATCAAAGATTTGAAGCAAGACTTAGGCGTTTAATATGAGGGGAGAGAGTTGAAGTGAGTAGGTTCAAATATTCTGGTGAAGAAATGGATTTAAATAAAGTTTTGAAAATGAATCAAGATATATCTAAATCATTTCTTAAGGATTCAGATATTTTTTTGACTAAAAAGAAAGCAGATATGAATATATCTGCTTCTATGGAGTTATTATACTCGCTTGGAGAGGGTGCTTCTATTGAAGAGTTATCCCTAGAAATCACAACAAAAGATAAAAAACTAAAAAATCGACCTATTTTGGAGGAGTGGGATAAGGTTGTAAATCAGGCAAATGAGTGTATCTCAACAGCAGTAGTTATAGAAGATATCGTATCCGAAAGTGAGATTAAAGAAGCATTTCAAGAATTAGATGAGATTAACCAGATGTTTTCTAGAAAGACAACTATTACTAATAAGACGGATTTATCTTTTCTTGCTATTGCTGTAGCAATACAAGTCTTAAAAAGTTTAATTTTCCCTCATGTTGCAGAGAAATTTCATTATGGAGAAAGTTTTGATGAATCTGGGAGATTAAAACATAATGATAAATCTATTGAGCAAGCACATCGGAAATCTAATTCTGATTTTCGTGATAAGAAATTAAAAAAACATGAAGCAGGTCATTGGATTAATATTTTATATCAAACTCCTGCATACGATATAACAAAAGGATCAAAAGGTTTAAATATTAATATGGGGGGTGCATATCATAGAATGTATACTCTCGGACACGATCCTGTTTTAGGATGGGTCTTTGGTACAATGAATATTTTAACTGATATTATTACTCTTAATACCTTTAAATCGTATAGGATAATGAGAAATCCTATGAAAATTACAAATGAAGTTGTTCCTATGGGATTACTGTTTAAAGAAAGTTATGAATGGAAAAAAGATGACCCCTTAAATTTACCAGCAGCAATATTTGCTCAAGCACAACATCTGAAATCTGATGAGTATACAAAACTTGGCCTCCCGATTCCTATATTATCAAGTGTTAACGAGATGCTCGCTAGTAAACTTTATAAGAAAAATTACGATGCAATATGTTTAGCTAGAGATTTGAAGGTTGTAGGATCTTCATTGATGGTATCGAGAATTTTTGATACAATAATTTCTTTAGTCCATGGTTTTTTCCGTAAAGAAGACGAACTAAAAGATTTATATGAAGTTAGAACAAGGAAAATTTTATTGATTTCAAACTCAATTGCATCTACTAGTACAATATTAAACGCAAAAATTACATCAAATCCTAAAAATCTTGATATTGGTATGTTACTTAACACAGTTACACATTTGTTTATGGATATCAGATTTATTGAAAAAATAAAACAAGAATTTATTGAAAGTGAGATATCTGATAGATTAAAAAAAGAACTTGATGAGATTGATAGATTATACGAAGAGATATAATAGATAAAATTTTTTAAATTTAAATAAAGTAGTGAAAAAATGACATTATTACTTATATGTACTAAAGAGAATTGTTTAATGGCAATTCTCTTTTTTGAATATAGCTATATTAAAAATATGATGAAGTAGTCAATACTTCTAACTTGCCTGTTTACAGATGGTAAATAAAATGTAACTATTGAAAGAGAAAATAACAAATAGCTATTTAAAATAATTACTGTAAAGAATGAGTCTATTTATTTAAAATAGTTTTAAATAAATATTTTCTTTCGTACTAATAAAAGTTTATTTATAAAAGAGAGGGCAAAGATTTATGGCTGAAAAGAAAAAATTATTTTCCTTAACGTTTCCAATTTTTTTAGAGAGTTTATTGTTTTCTATTATCGGAAGTGTTGATACTATTATGCTCTCTCGCTACAATGACTCTGCTGTAGGAGCTGTGGGCGTGGTCAATCAAATGATATTCCTGATTCTTATTGCAGGGAACATTATTCTTTCTGGTACAGGTATTTTACTTGCACAAGCTATTGGAGCAAAAAGGGCAAAAGATCATCTTCAAAAATTGACTTTAACAGCGATACTAATTAACCTATTCATGGGACTTCTTTTTAGTCTAGCTTTTATGGCTTTTTCTGGAAGCGTTTTAAGTATTATGAACTTACAAGGAGAAATGCTGATTTTTGCAAAACAATACTTGGTCATTGTGGGCGGGTTTATTTTCATGCAACTTCTAGCTATGACATTTTCTATGTTTCTTCGTTCCTTTGGTAAAACGAAAGCAACATTAATGATTTCCATTATTACTAACTTAACCAACGTGTTATTAAATTATCTTTTGATTTACGGCCATTTAGGTTTCGCGGCCATGGGAGTAAGAGGAGCTGCTATCGCTACGATTATAAGTCGAGCTTTAGGGATGATTATTTTAGGTTATCTAGTCTATAATTTAATTTTCAAACCTAAAATGGTCTCCTTTACGATAGGTGATTTCAAAGAGAATATTCCGGCTATTTTAAAGTTTGGTCTTCCTGCAGCTGGAGAACAAATTTCTTACAATCTAGCCCGCTTTGTCATGATGCTTATGATTACGAGACTCGGAGAAGTTGCTATTACTGCTTATTCTTACAGCAATACTTTAGTTAGTTTTGTTTATATTTTTGCTGTTTCCTTAGGGCAAGGTACCTCTATTATGATCGGTTGGCACGTTGGTGCGAAAAATTATATGAAAACCAAGGACCTAACCTCCTTTGCTTCTAAAGCTTCCTTTGTGATTAGTATGCTAGCCTGTTTGGTGCTCGTTTTGTTTAGAGTTCCCCTGCTAGGTTTACTTACTGATAACGTAGAAATTATTACTTTAGCTAGCCAAGTTTTAGTCTTTAATTTTATTTTAGAAGCAGGAAGAAGCCAGAATTTAATTTATGTAAGTGCATTAAGAGCTTCCTCAGATGTGCAGTTCCCCTTTTACGTAGGTGTTTTATCGATGTGGAGTGTTGGAGTCTTTCTTGCTTACTTATTCTCTTTCCCGCTGCAAATGGGTTTGGTAGGAATCTGGTTAGCTTTAGGATTAGATGAAATTGTTCGAGCTATTTTTATGAGACTCAGATGGCGAAAAAACATGAAGAAAATTTTTCTTGAACGGTCTTGATAAAGTTGCATTTAACTATCTTTATAGCTCTTATTCTTAAATAGTATGAATCAACTTTATTTTGATGGACAGATTTAAACTGAATAGTTATTTGAGCAGACGACTCTTTTAAGGTTGTCTGCTCTATTTGTGAATAATTTCTCATTGCTATTTACTTTGATGAAAAACAATCATATAATTGATAATGAAAATCATTCTCAATTGAAGTGAGTGCCTTAGTGGTAAAGCTAGGTTTCTTATTTAACAACTAAGTTCTGGATGAAATGAAAGAATCGATAAATAAAAAAAATCATTATTAGGAGAGGAAGAGAGTATGGAAGTATATGATGTGACGATAATCGGTGGAGGACCTGCAGGACTTTACAGTTCTTTCTATTCGGGGCTACGCGAGATGAAGGTCCAGATAATTGAAGCTCAACCTTATTTAGGTGGTAAACTAAATCTATATTCTGAAAAGATTGTCTGGGATGCAGGTGGGATTCCACCGATGCCTGCAGGTCAATTTATTCAACACTTGATCAATCAAGCAAAAACCTTTCAACCAACTATACGCACAGGCGAAAAAGTTAATGGGATTAAAAAAAAAGTAGACGGGAATTTTCAATTACAAACGACAAAAGGCAAGACATATTTAACTAAAACACTTTTACTAGCGGTTGGTAATGGTATTTTAGATCCTACTCCAACACCATTTTTTACGAATGAGGGAAGACAATTAAAAAATGTCCAGATAGCCGTTATTGATTTTGAAGCTATGAAACAAAAAAGAGTTTTCATTTCTGGTGGTGGGCAATCAGCGATTGATTGGGCGAAAACCTTAGCGCCAATTGCCAAAGAGGTTATCCTGGTCTATCGAAGAGAAGCATTTAAAGGACATGAATCAGAAATTAAAAGAGTAACAAATGGCCCAGTGAGATGTATAGTAAAAGCGGATCTAGTAGAAAAAAAGTTGACTCCAGATGGCTCAACTATTGAGGCGGTAACGATTCTTCATAAAGAGACAGATAAAGAAGAGACGATTTTAGTAGACGAAGTTATTGTGTGTCATGGTTTTAATCAAAAAAATGAGTTATTTGAACAAAATGATATTGGCCTAGAGGTGTTCAATGACTATTACGTTCAAACGACACCACAAACTAAAACCGTAATCCCTGGCGTTTTTGCTTTAGGAGATGCAGCAAGTTATACGGGTAAAGTTCATTTGATAGCTGGGGCTTTTCACGATGCTATTAATGCTGTCAATGCTGCAAAATTATACATTGATCCAAAGGCGGATGCAATAGGAACCGTCTCAACTTATGCTGATAATCTAAAATCAAAAGTAGCGACCGTTTGGAAACAATATGCAACGGAATAAAAAATAGATTAATGGAGGAATAAAAATGAATGGATTAAAGAAGG from Carnobacterium iners includes these protein-coding regions:
- the rplM gene encoding 50S ribosomal protein L13 — its product is MRTTYMAKPSEVERKWYVVDATDIPMGRLSTVVASILRGKNKPTFTPHIDTGDFVIVINAEKIKLTGKKATDKIYYHHTGFIGGIKQVSAGELRSNNPRKLIEMSVKGMLPKNTLGRAQGMKLHVYAGTEHTHQAQQPEVLDITNLI
- the rpsI gene encoding 30S ribosomal protein S9 — its product is MAQVQYTGTGRRKNSTARVRLVPGTGKIIMNKKDITEYMPFPYLYVIVKQPLAVTETMENYDIHVNVNGGGYTGQAGATRHGIARALLQVDPDFRAPLKAAGLLTRDPRMVERKKPGLKKARKASQFSKR
- the ltrA gene encoding group II intron reverse transcriptase/maturase — protein: MYERKILERILDKENLTVAFEQVRRNKGVAGVDGMTIDELGIYFLRNKEEVMAQIRQRNYQTSPVLRVEIPKPNGGVRLLGIPTVKDRMIQQAIAQVLTPLFDKGFSNYSYGFRPNRQAEMAINQALVYFNEGYDWIVDIDLERFFDTVQYDRLMNLVSRTISDGDVISLIRKFLVSGVQVNGIIQDTSIGTPQGGNLSPLLSNIMLNELDKELEKRNLRFVRYADDCIIMVKSEMSARRVMRSVTKFIEEKLGLIVNSTKSKITKPNNPEMKFLGFGFYRDFNKKTYQAKPHKISVENFRYKLKVLTRKNWSIDTKYQVERLNQVIRGWINYYKIGSMKSILKKIDSHLRVRLRMCIWHKWKTAKNRRKNLIKLGMDKYSAYKNSHTSKGVVRIAYSWILTTTITNKRLAQFGLVSCVEHYDKIHV
- a CDS encoding MATE family efflux transporter; this translates as MAEKKKLFSLTFPIFLESLLFSIIGSVDTIMLSRYNDSAVGAVGVVNQMIFLILIAGNIILSGTGILLAQAIGAKRAKDHLQKLTLTAILINLFMGLLFSLAFMAFSGSVLSIMNLQGEMLIFAKQYLVIVGGFIFMQLLAMTFSMFLRSFGKTKATLMISIITNLTNVLLNYLLIYGHLGFAAMGVRGAAIATIISRALGMIILGYLVYNLIFKPKMVSFTIGDFKENIPAILKFGLPAAGEQISYNLARFVMMLMITRLGEVAITAYSYSNTLVSFVYIFAVSLGQGTSIMIGWHVGAKNYMKTKDLTSFASKASFVISMLACLVLVLFRVPLLGLLTDNVEIITLASQVLVFNFILEAGRSQNLIYVSALRASSDVQFPFYVGVLSMWSVGVFLAYLFSFPLQMGLVGIWLALGLDEIVRAIFMRLRWRKNMKKIFLERS
- a CDS encoding NAD(P)/FAD-dependent oxidoreductase, whose amino-acid sequence is MEVYDVTIIGGGPAGLYSSFYSGLREMKVQIIEAQPYLGGKLNLYSEKIVWDAGGIPPMPAGQFIQHLINQAKTFQPTIRTGEKVNGIKKKVDGNFQLQTTKGKTYLTKTLLLAVGNGILDPTPTPFFTNEGRQLKNVQIAVIDFEAMKQKRVFISGGGQSAIDWAKTLAPIAKEVILVYRREAFKGHESEIKRVTNGPVRCIVKADLVEKKLTPDGSTIEAVTILHKETDKEETILVDEVIVCHGFNQKNELFEQNDIGLEVFNDYYVQTTPQTKTVIPGVFALGDAASYTGKVHLIAGAFHDAINAVNAAKLYIDPKADAIGTVSTYADNLKSKVATVWKQYATE